Proteins encoded together in one Mus musculus strain C57BL/6J chromosome 16, GRCm38.p6 C57BL/6J window:
- the Slc5a3 gene encoding sodium/myo-inositol cotransporter — protein sequence MRAVLEAADIAVVALYFILVMCIGFFAMWKSNRSTVSGYFLAGRSMTWVAIGASLFVSNIGSEHFIGLAGSGAASGFAVGAWEFNALLLLQLLGWVFIPIYIRSGVYTMPEYLSKRFGGHRIQVYFAALSLLLYIFTKLSVDLYSGALFIQESLGWNLYVSVILLIGMTALLTVTGGLVAVIYTDTLQALLMIIGALTLMVISMVKIGGFEEVKRRYMLASPDVASILLKYNLSNTNACMVHPKANALKMLRDPTDEDVPWPGFILGQTPASVWYWCADQVIVQRVLAAKNIAHAKGSTLMAGFLKLLPMFIIVVPGMISRIVFADEIACINPEHCMQVCGSRAGCSNIAYPRLVMTLVPVGLRGLMMAVMIAALMSDLDSIFNSASTIFTLDVYKLIRKSASSRELMIVGRIFVAFMVVISIAWVPIIVEMQGGQMYLYIQEVADYLTPPVAALFLLAIFWKRCNEQGAFYGGMAGFVLGAVRLILAFTYRAPECDQPDNRPGFIKDIHYMYVATALFWITGLITVIVSLLTPPPTKDQIRTTTFWSKKTLVTKESCSQKDEPYKMQEKSILQCSENSEVISHTIPNGKSEDSIKGLQPEDVNLLVTCREEGNPVASMGHSEAETPVDAYSNGQAALMGEREREKETENRSRYWKFIDWFCGFKSKSLSKRSLRDLMDEEAVCLQMLEETPQVKVILNIGLFAVCSLGIFMFVYFSL from the coding sequence ATGAGGGCTGTACTGGAGGCAGCAGACATTGCCGTAGTGGCCCTGTATTTTATCCTGGTCATGTGCATTGGCTTTTTTGCCATGTGGAAATCTAATAGAAGCACTGTGAGTGGATACTTCCTGGCCGGGCGCTCTATGACCTGGGTGGCGATTGGTGCCTCTCTGTTTGTGAGCAATATTGGGAGTGAACACTTCATTGGGCTGGCAGGATCTGGAGCAGCAAGTGGATTTGCAGTGGGCGCATGGGAATTCAATGCCTTACTGCTCTTGCAACTTCTGGGATGGGTTTTCATCCCCATTTACATCCGGTCAGGGGTATATACCATGCCTGAATACTTGTCCAAGAGGTTCGGTGGCCATAGGATTCAGGTCTATTTTGCAgccttgtctctgcttctctatATCTTCACCAAGCTCTCAGTGGATCTGTATTCAGGGGCCCTCTTTATCCAGGAGTCCTTGGGTTGGAACCTTTATGTGTCTGTCATCCTGCTCATTGGCATGACTGCTCTGCTGACTGTCACCGGAGGCCTTGTTGCAGTGATCTACACAGACACTCTGCAGGCCCTGCTCATGATCATTGGGGCGCTCACACTTATGGTTATTAGCATGGTGAAGATTGGAGGGTTTGAGGAAGTTAAGAGAAGGTACATGTTGGCCTCACCTGATGTTGCTTCCATTTTGTTGAAGTACAACCTTTCCAACACAAATGCTTGTATGGTCCATCCTAAGGCGAATGCCCTAAAAATGTTGAGAGACCCAACAGATGAAGATGTTCCATGGCCTGGATTCATTCTTGGGCAAACCCCAGCCTCGGTATGGTACTGGTGTGCTGACCAAGTCATCGTACAGAGGGTTCTAGCAGCCAAAAACATTGCTCATGCCAAAGGCTCCACTCTAATGGCTGGCTTCTTGAAGCTTCTACCAATGTTTATCATAGTTGTACCAGGAATGATTTCCAGGATAGTGTTTGCTGATGAGATAGCTTGCATCAACCCAGAACACTGCATGCAAGTGTGTGGAAGCAGAGCTGGCTGCTCCAATATTGCTTACCCACGCCTGGTGATGACCTTGGTTCCTGTGGGCCTTCGGGGCCTGATGATGGCAGTGATGATTGCAGCTCTGATGAGTGACTTGGACTCCATCTTTAACAGCGCCAGTACCATATTCACCCTCGATGTGTACAAACTTATCCGCAAGAGTGCAAGCTCCCGGGAACTAATGATTGTGGGCAGGATATTTGTGGCTTTTATGGTTGTCATCAGCATAGCATGGGTGCCAATTATTGTGGAGATGCAAGGAGGCCAAATGTACCTTTACATCCAGGAGGTGGCAGATTATCTGACTCCTCCCGTGGCAGCCCTCTTCCTTCTGGCAATTTTCTGGAAACGCTGCAATGAGCAAGGGGCTTTTTATGGTGGAATGGCAGGCTTTGTTCTTGGAGCTGTCCGTTTGATACTGGCTTTTACCTACCGTGCTCCTGAGTGTGATCAACCTGATAACAGGCCAGGCTTCATCAAAGACATCCATTATATGTACGTGGCTACGGCATTATTTTGGATCACAGGACTCATTACTGTGATTGTTAGTCTTCTCACACCACCTCCCACAAAGGATCAGATTCGTACCACTACCTTTTGGTCAAAGAAGACCCTGGTGACAAAGGAGAGCTGTTCTCAGAAAGACGAACCATACAAAATGCAAGAGAAGAGCATCCTGCAGTGCAGCGAGAATAGCGAAGTCATCAGCCATACTATTCCCAACGGGAAGTCTGAAGACAGCATTAAGGGACTGCAACCTGAAGACGTTAATCTGCTGGTGACATGCCGAGAAGAGGGCAACCCAGTGGCTTCCATGGGTCATTCAGAGGCAGAAACACCAGTAGATGCTTATTCCAATGGGCAAGCAGCTCTCAtgggtgagagagaaagagagaaggaaacggAAAATAGAAGCCGGTATTGGAAGTTCATAGACTGGTTTTGTGGCTTTAAGAGTAAAAGCCTTAGCAAGAGGAGCCTCAGAGACTTGATGGATGAGGAGGCTGTGTGTTTACAAATGTTAGAAGAGACTCCACAAGTTAAAGTGATCCTAAACATTGGACTTTTTGCTGTGTGTTCACTTGGAAttttcatgtttgtttatttctccTTATGA